The following proteins are co-located in the Anas platyrhynchos isolate ZD024472 breed Pekin duck chromosome 1, IASCAAS_PekinDuck_T2T, whole genome shotgun sequence genome:
- the NTF3 gene encoding neurotrophin-3 isoform X2, producing the protein MVTPTTILQVNKVMSILFYVIFLSYLRGIQSTNMDQRSLPEDSINSLIIKLIQADILKNKLSKQIVDIKENYQNTVKKVEAQQDVDGDENVKSDFQPVISMDTDLLRQQRRYNSPRVLLSDNTPLEPPPLYLMEDYIGNSVVVNRTSRRKRYAEHKSHRGEYSVCDSESLWVTDKSSAIDIRGHQVTVLGEIKTGNSPVKQYFYETRCKEAKPVKNGCRGIDDKHWNSQCKTSQTYVRALTSENNKLVGWRWIRIDTSCVCALSRKIGRT; encoded by the coding sequence atctTACAGGTGAACAAGGTGATGTCCATCTTGTTTTATGTGATATTTCTTTCTTATCTTCGTGGCATCCAGTCTACCAACATGGATCAAAGGAGTTTGCCAGAAGATTCAATAAATTCTCTCATTATAAAACTCATTCAGGcagacattttgaaaaacaagctTTCTAAGCAGATAGTAGATATAAAGGAAAACTATCAAAACACGGTGAAGAAAGTAGAGGCTCAGCAGGACGTGGATGgagatgaaaatgtgaaatCTGATTTCCAGCCAGTTATCTCAATGGATACAGATCTCCTAAGGCAGCAGAGACGCTACAACTCTCCCCGAGTCCTCTTGAGTGACAACACACCGCTGGAACCACCACCGCTGTACCTCATGGAGGATTATATTGGAAATTCAGTGGTGGTGAACAGAACCTCTCGGAGGAAAAGATATGCGGAGCACAAGAGCCACCGAGGGGAATATTCCGTTTGTGACAGTGAAAGCTTATGGGTCACGGACAAATCATCTGCTATCGACATTAGAGGACACCAGGTAACTGTGCTGGGAGAAATTAAAACAGGCAACTCTCCAGTTAAACAATACTTTTATGAAACAAGGTGTAAAGAAGCCAAGCCTGTTAAAAATGGCTGCCGAGGCATTGATGACAAGCACTGGAACTCCCAATGCAAGACATCCCAAACATATGTTAGGGCACTGACTTCAGAAAACAATAAACTTGTAGGCTGGAGGTGGATAAGAATAGACACCTCTTGTGTGTGCGCCTTGTcaagaaaaataggaagaacATAA
- the NTF3 gene encoding neurotrophin-3 isoform X1 — translation MIPSRAFHMILQVNKVMSILFYVIFLSYLRGIQSTNMDQRSLPEDSINSLIIKLIQADILKNKLSKQIVDIKENYQNTVKKVEAQQDVDGDENVKSDFQPVISMDTDLLRQQRRYNSPRVLLSDNTPLEPPPLYLMEDYIGNSVVVNRTSRRKRYAEHKSHRGEYSVCDSESLWVTDKSSAIDIRGHQVTVLGEIKTGNSPVKQYFYETRCKEAKPVKNGCRGIDDKHWNSQCKTSQTYVRALTSENNKLVGWRWIRIDTSCVCALSRKIGRT, via the exons ATGATACCATCCAGGGCTTTCCACATG atctTACAGGTGAACAAGGTGATGTCCATCTTGTTTTATGTGATATTTCTTTCTTATCTTCGTGGCATCCAGTCTACCAACATGGATCAAAGGAGTTTGCCAGAAGATTCAATAAATTCTCTCATTATAAAACTCATTCAGGcagacattttgaaaaacaagctTTCTAAGCAGATAGTAGATATAAAGGAAAACTATCAAAACACGGTGAAGAAAGTAGAGGCTCAGCAGGACGTGGATGgagatgaaaatgtgaaatCTGATTTCCAGCCAGTTATCTCAATGGATACAGATCTCCTAAGGCAGCAGAGACGCTACAACTCTCCCCGAGTCCTCTTGAGTGACAACACACCGCTGGAACCACCACCGCTGTACCTCATGGAGGATTATATTGGAAATTCAGTGGTGGTGAACAGAACCTCTCGGAGGAAAAGATATGCGGAGCACAAGAGCCACCGAGGGGAATATTCCGTTTGTGACAGTGAAAGCTTATGGGTCACGGACAAATCATCTGCTATCGACATTAGAGGACACCAGGTAACTGTGCTGGGAGAAATTAAAACAGGCAACTCTCCAGTTAAACAATACTTTTATGAAACAAGGTGTAAAGAAGCCAAGCCTGTTAAAAATGGCTGCCGAGGCATTGATGACAAGCACTGGAACTCCCAATGCAAGACATCCCAAACATATGTTAGGGCACTGACTTCAGAAAACAATAAACTTGTAGGCTGGAGGTGGATAAGAATAGACACCTCTTGTGTGTGCGCCTTGTcaagaaaaataggaagaacATAA